The following are encoded together in the Cynocephalus volans isolate mCynVol1 chromosome 4, mCynVol1.pri, whole genome shotgun sequence genome:
- the LOC134374685 gene encoding olfactory receptor 6X1, with protein sequence MRNGTAITEFILLGFPDIQGLQTPLFIVILLIYILTLAGNGLIIAIVCAEPRLQIPMYFFLCNLSFLEIWYTTTVIPKLLETFVVTRTVICTLCCLLQAFFHFFLGTTEFLVLMVMSFDRYLAICKPLHYPTIMTSNLCLQLALSPWVVGFTIVFCQMLLLIQLPFCGDNVINHFYCDVGPILKAACADTSILELLGVLATILVIPGSLLFTMISYSYILSTIIRIPSTTGRQKAFSTCASHLVVVSLLYGAVLFMYLRPTAHSSFKINKVVSVLNTILTPLLNPFIYTIRNKEVKGALRKAMTCPKRRHAK encoded by the coding sequence ATGAGAAATGGCACGGCAATCACAGAGTTCATCCTCCTAGGCTTTCCTGATATCCAAGGACTACAAACCCCTCTCTTCATAGTGATCCTTCTTATCTACATATTAACCCTTGCAGGCAATGGGCTGATTATTGCTATTGTCTGTGCTGAGCCCAGGCTACAAATTCCAATGTACTTCTTCCTTTGCAACTTGTCCTTCCTGGAGATCTGGTACACCACCACAGTCATCCCCAAATTGCTAGAAACCTTTGTGGTCACCAGGACAGTCATCTGCACTCTCTGCTGCCTGCTCCAGGCCTTCTTCCACTTCTTCCTGGGCACCACCGAGTTCTTGGTCCTCATGGTCATGTCTTTTGACCGCTACCTGGCCATCTGCAAGCCCCTTCACTACCCCACCATCATGACCAGCAACCTCTGCCTGCAGCTGGCCCTCAGCCCCTGGGTGGTGGGCTTCACCATCGTCTTTTGTCAGATGCTGCTGCTCATCCAGTTGCCATTCTGTGGTGACAATGTCATCAATCATTTCTACTGTGATGTTGGTCCCATCTTGAAAGCAGCCTGTGCAGACACCAGCATTTTGGAACTCCTGGGTGTCCTGGCAACCATTCTTGTGATCCCAGGGTCACTCCTCTTTACTATGATATCTTATAGCTACATCCTGTCCACCATCATCCGGATTCCTTCCACTACTGGCCGCCAAAAGGCATTCTCTACCTGTGCCTCTCACCTGGTGGTTGTCTCCCTGCTCTACGGAGCTGTTTTGTTCATGTACCTGAGGCCCACAGCACACTCCTCCTTCAAGATTAATAAGGTGGTGTCTGTGCTAAATACGATCCTCACACCCCTTCTGAACCCCTTCATTTATACCATTagaaacaaggaggtgaaaggagCCCTAAGAAAGGCAATGACTTGTCCAAAGAGGCGTCATGCAAAGTAA
- the ZNF202 gene encoding zinc finger protein 202 produces the protein MATAMEPEDQDLWEEEGILMVKLEDDFTCRPESVSQRDDPVLETSHQNFRRFRYQEAASPREALIRLRELCHQWLRPERRTKEQILELLVLEQFLTVLPGELQSWVRGQRPESGEEAVTLVEGLQKQPRRPRRWVTVHVHGQEVLSEETVHLGAEFESPHEPQGAAQASTPEQSQEESTQSPDLGAPEDQSPCPEEELPPLQESETPAPQDPDLPAERSSGGSEMVALLAALSQGLVTFKDVAVCFSQDQWSDLDPTQKEFYGEYVLEEDCGIVVSLSFPIPRLDENSQVREEEPWVPDIQEPQEPSEPEILSFTYTGDRSEDEEGDLEQEDLNLEDIQRSILGDPEIHQTPDWEIVFEDNPGRLNERRFGTSISQVNSFMSLREATPIHSLLGKHHNCTVCGKSFTCNSHLVRHLRTHTGEKPYKCMECGKSYTRSSHLARHQKVHKMITPYKCPLNRKNLDETSPLTQAKRTPPVEKPYGCEDCGKHFRWTSDLVRHQRTHTGEKPFFCTICGKSFSQKSVLTTHQRIHLGGKPYLCGECGKDFSDHRRYVAHRKTHAAEELYLCSECGRCFNHSAAFAKHLRGHASVRPCRCSECGKSFSRRDHLVRHQRTHTGEKPFTCPTCGKSFSRGYHLIRHQRTHSEKTS, from the exons ATGGCTACAGCCATGGAGCCAGAGGACCAGGATCTTTGggaagaagaaggaattctgaTGGTAAAACTGGAAGATGACTTCACCTGTAGGCCAGAGTCTGTCTCACAGAGGGACGACCCCGTGCTGGAGACCTCTCACCAGAACTTCCGGCGCTTCCGCTACCAGGAAGCAGCAAGCCCTCGAGAAGCTCTCATCAGACTTCGAGAACTGTGTCATCAGTGGCTGCGGCCAGAGAGGCGGACAAAGGAGCAGATCCTAGAGCTGCTTGTGCTGGAACAATTCCTTACTGTCCTGCCTGGAGAACTGCAGAGCTGGGTGCGCGGCCAACGACCAGAGAGCGGCGAGGAGGCGGTGACGCTGGTGGAGGGTTTGCAGAAACAACCCAGGAGACCAAGGCGGTGG GTGACTGTCCACGTTCACGGCCAGGAAGTCCTGTCAGAGGAGACAGTGCACTTAGGAGCAGAGTTTGAGTCACCTCATGAGCCACAGGGTGCTGCACAGGCCTCGACCCCCGAGCAGTCCCAGGAGGAAAGCACACAGAGCCCAGATCTGGGGGCACCAGAAGACCAGAGCCCATGTCCTGAAGAGGAGCTGCCACCCCTGCAGGAGAGCG AGACTCCAGCGCCTCAGGACCCTGACCTTCCCGCAGAGAGGAGCTCTGGAGGCTCTGAGATGGTTGCCCTTCTCGCTGCTCTGTCACAG GGACTGGTAACTTTCAAGGATGTGGCTGTATGTTTCTCCCAGGACCAGTGGAGTGATCTAGATCCAACACAGAAAGAATTCTATGGAGAATATGTCTTAGAAGAAGACTGTGGAATTGTGGTCTCTCTGT CATTTCCAATCCCCAGACTAGATGAGAACTCCCAGGTTAGAGAGGAAGAGCCTTGGGTCCCAGATATCCAAGAGCCTCAAGAGCCTTCAGAGCCAGAAATCCTGAGTTTTACCTACACAG GAGATAGGAGTGAAGATGAGGAGGGGGATCTTGAGCAAGAAGATCTGAATTTGGAGGATATACAGAGGTCTATTTTGGGAGATCCGGAAATTCACCAGACTCCAGATTGGGAAATAGTCTTTGAGGATAACCCAGGTAGACTTAATGAAAGAAGATTTGGTACCAGTATTTCTCAAGTGAATAGTTTTATGAGTCTTCGGGAAGCCACGCCTATTCACTCCCTCTTAGGGAAACATCACAACTGTACTGTATGTGGAAAAAGCTTCACTTGTAACTCCCACCTTGTTAGACACCTGAGAACTCACACgggagagaaaccctataaatgtatGGAGTGTGGGAAAAGTTACACTCGGAGCTCCCATCTTGCCAGGCATCAAAAGGTTCACAAGATGATCACTCCTTACAAATGTCCCCTAAACCGGAAGAATTTGGATGAGACCTCCCCTCTGACCCAGGCTAAGAGAACTCCACCTGTTGAGAAGCCCTATGGTTGTGAGGATTGTGGAAAACACTTCCGCTGGACTTCAGACCTTGTCAGGCATCAGAGGACACATACAGGAGAAAAACCCTTCTTCTGTACTATTTGTGGCAAAAGCTTCAGCCAGAAATCTGTGCTAACAACACACCAAAGAATCCACCTTGGAGGCAAACCTTACTTGTGTGGAGAGTGTGGCAAGGACTTCAGTGACCACAGGCGGTATGTGGCACACCGGAAGACACACGCAGCTGAGGAGCTTTATCTCTGCAGCGAGTGCGGGCGGTGCTTCAACCACAGTGCAGCATTTGCCAAGCACCTGAGAGGACATGCCTCAGTGAGGCCTTGCCGGTGCAGTGAATGTGGAAAGAGCTTCAGTCGGAGGGACCACCTTGTCAGGCATCAACGAACAcacactggtgagaaaccctTCACGTGCCCTACCTGTGGAAAAAGCTTCAGCAGAGGCTATCACTTAATCAGACATCAGAGGACCCACTCAGAAAAGACCTCCTAG